One genomic region from Lachnospiraceae bacterium encodes:
- a CDS encoding DUF4340 domain-containing protein, producing the protein MRKKLIIMAAGILLLVAAVIAVMKYNEYQASQEPEESSTSIVLKNLFENEKSNIASVNLKTQSDSITLVPGDINPTNNEIMWHLEDHPHWELKNTYTSLISMATIFQVYKEIETDVSGDRMADFGLAAPTSTLTVTLKDGTVQKVAIGNLSSDKEYAFCMMEGDATVYACNATYYSYASFTKDSIRLASLTELDTKGQLYSMFVQKKGERPIEIHYKDGIEEELSSAETQIVSKYAFIQPYANSHVEVVQNVDSEYFSKLTSPEILETIEVSCTDFDQYGLGDEPEYRETIVTRKVDEKDSTTYQYQTTDYLFGYTYEKSGTKCIYFREAGSDLVLGVKAECMNTRKFEPFYYVNKLVYLKSISEIQEGTISTGDMTHSFSIKRSQASQEDSAAEALAVYRLDGELVESDAFLAVYRALISIAPDYEILNETPEYDETDRLEFTLTYTDGTEETISYYRLSEFYYVTKINDDIWFACGDSYIEQVIEKLEACVQAVQRTAE; encoded by the coding sequence ATGCGCAAAAAGTTAATCATCATGGCAGCCGGGATTTTACTCCTTGTTGCTGCCGTGATTGCCGTAATGAAATATAATGAGTATCAGGCATCGCAGGAGCCGGAGGAGTCTTCGACGTCCATTGTACTGAAAAATTTATTTGAAAATGAAAAATCCAATATTGCGTCTGTGAACTTAAAGACGCAGAGTGATTCGATTACGCTGGTACCAGGCGATATCAATCCTACCAACAATGAGATTATGTGGCATCTGGAGGATCATCCCCACTGGGAGCTTAAGAATACGTATACAAGCCTGATCTCAATGGCAACGATCTTTCAGGTGTATAAAGAGATTGAAACCGATGTGTCAGGCGATCGTATGGCAGATTTTGGCTTGGCAGCGCCAACCTCTACCCTGACGGTGACACTGAAGGATGGTACGGTGCAGAAGGTAGCGATTGGTAATCTATCCAGCGATAAGGAGTATGCATTCTGCATGATGGAGGGGGATGCTACGGTCTATGCCTGTAATGCGACATATTACTCGTATGCCAGCTTTACAAAGGATTCTATCCGTTTGGCATCGCTGACAGAGCTGGACACCAAGGGTCAGCTTTATAGTATGTTTGTGCAGAAAAAAGGCGAGCGTCCGATTGAAATCCACTATAAAGATGGGATTGAAGAAGAGCTTTCTTCTGCGGAAACACAGATTGTGAGCAAATATGCCTTTATACAGCCCTATGCGAATTCACATGTAGAAGTCGTTCAGAATGTGGACAGCGAGTATTTCTCTAAACTCACCTCACCGGAGATTCTGGAGACGATCGAGGTAAGCTGTACGGATTTTGATCAATATGGCTTGGGTGATGAACCTGAATACCGCGAAACGATTGTAACCCGCAAGGTGGATGAAAAGGATAGTACGACCTATCAATATCAGACAACAGACTATCTGTTTGGCTATACGTACGAAAAAAGCGGTACAAAATGCATTTATTTCCGGGAGGCCGGCAGTGATTTGGTGCTCGGAGTAAAAGCAGAGTGTATGAATACGCGAAAATTTGAACCGTTTTATTACGTGAATAAGCTGGTCTATCTGAAGAGTATTTCGGAGATCCAGGAAGGCACGATCAGCACGGGAGATATGACGCATAGCTTCTCCATTAAAAGATCGCAGGCTAGTCAAGAGGATAGTGCGGCAGAGGCGCTTGCGGTATATCGTCTGGATGGAGAGCTGGTAGAATCAGATGCATTTCTGGCGGTGTACCGCGCCCTGATCTCGATTGCGCCGGATTATGAGATTCTGAATGAAACACCGGAGTATGACGAGACGGACCGGTTGGAGTTTACGCTCACCTACACAGATGGTACGGAGGAGACAATTTCTTATTATCGTCTGTCAGAATTTTATTATGTGACAAAGATCAATGACGATATCTGGTTTGCCTGCGGTGATAGCTATATTGAGCAGGTGATCGAAAAGCTGGAAGCCTGTGTACAGGCAGTCCAGCGAACGGCAGAATAA
- a CDS encoding ACT domain-containing protein, which translates to MLQKSEYFIIDQQALPEVYGQVVEAKRLLASGKAVTVQEAVEAVGISRSSFYKYKDMIEPFTDIVRKKTVTIAAKLDDRPGVLPRFLMVLENAGVNILTIHQAVPINGLADVSLSMEVLEAAWSIDQIIGALKEVSGVCEIQILARE; encoded by the coding sequence ATTTTGCAAAAAAGTGAGTATTTTATTATCGATCAGCAGGCCCTTCCGGAGGTATATGGACAAGTTGTAGAGGCAAAGCGGCTTCTGGCAAGCGGCAAGGCTGTCACCGTGCAGGAGGCAGTAGAAGCTGTTGGGATCAGCCGCAGTTCATTTTATAAATATAAAGATATGATAGAGCCGTTTACCGATATTGTGAGAAAGAAGACGGTGACCATTGCGGCAAAGCTTGATGACAGGCCAGGCGTGCTTCCGAGATTTTTAATGGTTCTGGAAAATGCCGGTGTCAACATATTGACGATTCATCAGGCAGTGCCCATCAATGGACTGGCTGATGTGTCCTTAAGCATGGAGGTATTAGAGGCGGCATGGAGTATTGATCAGATCATAGGAGCCTTAAAAGAAGTAAGCGGCGTATGTGAAATTCAGATTCTAGCGAGGGAGTAA
- a CDS encoding homoserine dehydrogenase, whose amino-acid sequence MDIAILGYGTVGAGTVNVVTKNREIIADDSGEVLRVKAILDLKDFPGDPYEEKIVHNFEDIVNDPTIEVVAETMGGLHPAFEYISQLLEAGKSVVTSNKDLVAAYGEELLEIAAKHHVDFFYEASVGGGIPIMRMINECMIQERLQEIMAILNGTTNYILTEMEEEGTSFEEALEDAQEMGYAELHPESDVEGMDAARKLAILSTHSYSVDIDWEQIERRGITKITQEDMAVAKAIDHHIKLIARSRMNGSRLFAGVEPMLLPEEHKLAQVEGVYNSIMIKGNCLDDITVQGKGAGSLPTGSAVAADIVMAAINKKDGVTSTTYHEYKKIKPESYSSLGQSYMLRTDGKVPMPQEGIISAIQIENIYAYFTKQMKSQELRDLIQQLEIRGIQVLNCLAMEQEDTGANR is encoded by the coding sequence ATGGATATAGCAATTTTAGGATATGGCACGGTGGGTGCCGGTACAGTGAATGTGGTTACAAAAAATCGTGAAATCATCGCTGACGATAGCGGGGAAGTGCTGCGCGTGAAGGCGATCCTGGATCTGAAAGATTTTCCGGGAGACCCGTATGAAGAAAAGATTGTACATAATTTTGAGGATATCGTCAATGACCCGACGATCGAGGTGGTGGCGGAGACCATGGGAGGTCTTCATCCTGCCTTTGAATATATCTCGCAGCTGTTAGAGGCGGGAAAAAGCGTCGTCACTTCTAATAAAGATCTGGTGGCTGCCTATGGAGAAGAGCTGCTGGAAATCGCGGCGAAGCATCATGTAGACTTCTTTTATGAGGCGAGCGTGGGCGGCGGCATTCCGATCATGCGGATGATTAATGAATGTATGATTCAGGAGCGACTGCAGGAGATCATGGCGATTTTAAACGGAACGACCAACTACATTCTTACCGAGATGGAAGAAGAAGGCACCTCCTTTGAAGAAGCATTGGAGGATGCGCAGGAAATGGGGTATGCCGAGCTGCATCCGGAAAGCGATGTAGAGGGCATGGATGCTGCGAGAAAGCTGGCCATTTTGTCTACGCATTCGTATTCAGTGGATATTGACTGGGAGCAGATTGAACGGCGCGGCATTACCAAAATCACACAGGAAGATATGGCGGTTGCCAAGGCGATCGACCATCATATCAAGTTAATTGCCCGGAGCCGCATGAATGGAAGCCGCTTATTTGCAGGCGTTGAACCGATGCTGCTTCCAGAGGAGCATAAGCTCGCGCAGGTTGAGGGCGTTTATAACAGCATCATGATTAAGGGAAACTGTCTGGATGATATTACGGTGCAGGGTAAAGGCGCCGGCAGTCTGCCGACAGGAAGCGCGGTAGCGGCTGATATTGTGATGGCTGCCATCAACAAAAAGGATGGAGTGACCTCTACAACCTATCATGAATATAAGAAGATTAAGCCGGAGAGCTACAGCAGCCTAGGTCAGTCCTATATGCTGAGAACCGATGGGAAAGTACCGATGCCGCAGGAAGGAATTATTTCTGCGATTCAGATCGAAAATATCTATGCTTATTTTACAAAACAAATGAAGTCGCAGGAGCTGCGGGATCTGATTCAGCAGCTGGAAATCAGAGGAATTCAAGTGCTGAACTGTCTGGCGATGGAACAGGAGGATACGGGTGCTAATCGTTAA
- a CDS encoding aspartate kinase, producing the protein MLIVKKYGGSSVATPERVRHVAQQIIEDVEAGHRIVVVLSAQGKTTDQLLARAREMNPNPSRRELDMLISTGEQQSVALMAMTLQSMGYQAVSLNAFQVPMYTNKVYGSARLERIGTDRLEAELDCGNVVLVTGFQGMNRYEDVTTLGRGGSDTTAVALAAALHADRCQIYTDVEGVYTADPRYVKNARKLPEIGYDEMLELASTGAKVLHNRCVEMAKKYNVEIEVLSSMVKAPGTVVKEDSLVERMMVSGVAADKNVARISVMRIPDRPGKAFSLFNLLSQEDINVDIILQSIGHDGTKDISFTVAEDNADEAVAILQEHLGQLEAAEITCFKDVAKVSLVGAGMVSNSGVATQMFEALYNAHVNIRMISTSEIKISVLIDEEQVEEAVIAIHDQFRLYEKK; encoded by the coding sequence GTGCTAATCGTTAAAAAATATGGAGGCAGCTCTGTGGCCACACCGGAAAGGGTGCGCCATGTAGCGCAGCAGATCATCGAGGATGTCGAAGCAGGGCACCGTATCGTGGTGGTTTTATCGGCACAGGGGAAAACAACGGATCAGCTGCTGGCAAGAGCCAGAGAAATGAATCCAAATCCCTCCAGGAGGGAGCTGGATATGCTGATCAGCACCGGAGAGCAGCAATCGGTGGCGCTTATGGCCATGACGCTGCAGTCAATGGGATATCAGGCAGTATCGCTCAATGCATTTCAGGTACCGATGTATACGAATAAGGTATATGGCAGTGCTCGGCTGGAGAGAATCGGGACGGACCGGCTGGAGGCGGAGCTTGACTGCGGAAATGTAGTGCTGGTTACAGGTTTTCAGGGAATGAACCGGTATGAAGATGTAACCACGCTTGGCCGCGGGGGATCCGATACGACGGCAGTAGCCTTAGCAGCTGCGCTGCATGCAGACCGTTGCCAGATCTATACGGATGTAGAAGGCGTATATACAGCAGATCCGCGGTATGTAAAAAATGCGCGCAAGCTGCCGGAAATTGGATATGATGAAATGCTGGAGCTTGCTTCTACAGGAGCAAAAGTGCTGCACAATCGTTGTGTGGAAATGGCTAAAAAATATAATGTAGAGATCGAGGTGCTTTCCAGTATGGTGAAAGCGCCGGGGACAGTGGTAAAGGAGGATTCGCTGGTGGAACGGATGATGGTAAGCGGCGTGGCCGCTGATAAAAATGTGGCGCGTATTTCGGTAATGAGGATTCCGGACAGGCCGGGAAAAGCATTTTCTCTTTTTAATTTATTGTCTCAGGAGGATATCAATGTAGATATCATTCTGCAATCGATCGGGCATGACGGAACGAAGGATATCTCATTCACCGTAGCAGAGGACAATGCCGATGAAGCAGTTGCCATTCTACAGGAGCATTTAGGGCAGCTGGAAGCGGCAGAGATCACCTGTTTTAAGGATGTGGCCAAGGTTTCACTTGTAGGCGCCGGTATGGTTTCCAATTCCGGTGTAGCCACGCAGATGTTTGAGGCGCTCTATAATGCGCATGTCAATATTCGCATGATTTCCACTTCTGAAATTAAGATCTCTGTTCTCATCGATGAGGAGCAGGTGGAGGAAGCAGTGATCGCGATTCATGATCAATTTCGGCTATATGAGAAAAAATAA
- the psd gene encoding phosphatidylserine decarboxylase (Phosphatidylserine decarboxylase is synthesized as a single chain precursor. Generation of the pyruvoyl active site from a Ser is coupled to cleavage of a Gly-Ser bond between the larger (beta) and smaller (alpha chains). It is an integral membrane protein.) gives MKQKKITQYRKTSPVLHFLYKNKIGRLLLKGLVRREVSQRARSFFCSSWSRLAIPLFIRQNKIDMAQYQEGPYRSFNDFFIRQVKPGKRPIDPHPQHLISPCDAKATAYPIDASSVWHVKGTDYSLAALLCDEALAKQYEGGVGVVLRLSPDDYHRYCYIDEGSLQQRTFIPGQLHTVQPIAEKEQVFAVNCREYTQLKTQHFGEVLQMEVGAVLVGKIVNYHENHHFYRGEEKGRFEYGGSTILLFFEKDRVQLHPQLFRSAQNGREVKVKMGQKIGWATPAAREV, from the coding sequence ATGAAACAAAAGAAAATAACGCAGTACCGGAAGACAAGTCCGGTACTGCACTTTCTATATAAAAACAAAATAGGGCGGCTGCTTTTAAAGGGATTGGTGCGGCGCGAGGTTTCGCAGAGGGCAAGGTCCTTTTTTTGCAGCTCCTGGTCCAGACTGGCCATTCCCCTGTTTATCCGGCAAAACAAGATCGATATGGCGCAGTATCAGGAGGGCCCCTATCGAAGCTTTAATGACTTCTTTATCCGTCAGGTTAAACCGGGCAAGCGGCCGATTGACCCCCATCCGCAGCATCTTATCAGTCCCTGTGATGCCAAGGCGACGGCCTATCCCATCGATGCAAGCAGCGTATGGCATGTAAAAGGGACGGACTATTCGCTGGCAGCGCTCTTATGCGATGAAGCACTGGCCAAGCAGTATGAGGGCGGCGTAGGAGTCGTGCTTCGTCTTTCACCGGATGATTACCATCGGTATTGTTATATAGATGAAGGCTCCCTGCAGCAGCGCACCTTTATTCCGGGACAGCTGCATACCGTGCAGCCGATCGCAGAGAAGGAGCAGGTATTTGCTGTCAACTGCCGCGAGTATACGCAGCTCAAAACACAGCACTTTGGCGAAGTGCTCCAGATGGAGGTGGGCGCTGTGCTGGTAGGCAAAATCGTCAATTATCACGAAAACCATCATTTCTACCGTGGAGAAGAAAAGGGACGATTTGAATACGGCGGCTCCACGATCCTGCTGTTTTTTGAAAAGGACCGGGTCCAGCTGCATCCGCAGCTTTTCCGCTCGGCTCAAAACGGCCGGGAGGTCAAGGTGAAAATGGGGCAAAAGATTGGATGGGCCACTCCGGCGGCGCGTGAGGTCTGA
- a CDS encoding DnaJ domain-containing protein, with product MKDPYEVLGVSRDASEEEITKAYRKLAKRYHPDLNPGDAQAEEKMREINEAYDLIKSGKAQGFDRKGFDQGGFYGGAYGSPFSGEQQGTEFEAVRHYLQMGYAQEALNVLSRMQTRTAQWYYYSAVANARLGNQIMALEHAQQAVQMDPGNLQYRQLYMLLQQSGAAYGEQSAEFGRPMNLLNKLCLCWCLAQGCGGPCFFIPC from the coding sequence ATGAAGGATCCGTATGAGGTACTGGGAGTGTCGCGGGATGCGTCGGAGGAGGAGATCACGAAGGCGTACCGAAAGCTGGCGAAACGATATCATCCGGACTTAAATCCGGGGGATGCACAGGCGGAGGAGAAGATGCGCGAGATCAATGAAGCCTATGATCTGATTAAGAGCGGCAAAGCGCAGGGGTTTGATCGGAAGGGCTTTGATCAGGGAGGTTTTTATGGCGGCGCATACGGAAGTCCGTTCAGCGGCGAGCAGCAGGGGACGGAGTTTGAGGCGGTACGGCATTATTTGCAGATGGGCTATGCGCAGGAGGCGCTGAATGTACTGAGCCGGATGCAAACTAGGACGGCGCAGTGGTACTATTACAGCGCGGTTGCTAACGCGAGGCTGGGCAATCAGATTATGGCGCTGGAGCATGCGCAGCAGGCGGTGCAGATGGATCCGGGCAATTTGCAGTACAGGCAGCTTTATATGCTGCTGCAGCAATCGGGCGCGGCCTACGGAGAGCAGAGCGCGGAGTTTGGACGGCCGATGAATCTGCTGAATAAGCTTTGTCTGTGTTGGTGTCTGGCACAGGGGTGCGGCGGCCCTTGTTTCTTTATTCCCTGCTAA
- a CDS encoding Gfo/Idh/MocA family oxidoreductase codes for MSKTYGVVLIGCGHIGEAHIEDIYYRDEIRIVGVVDLYEENAKLFARKYGAEHYATDYHEMIQRDDVDIVIIATYARTHLEILKECVAAGKHVLCEKPMTQADMAAAKEFYHVVKAAKTKVLIAHVLRHNDTYTKVKNMIRDGAIGEVRFIRMVQNHHIMNPKRYGALLEDCPPIVDCGVHYIDVIRWFTGLEITSVGGLGTTIDHHENETGEFDHGILTMKLSNGGSAYYEAGWANNLAAQNLKEFIGDQGRIRITLQENRAQDAEEGDLIEYYTHGNATYTTINNKSKYKNMWGQLQTLIEMIETGEEGNPSFDEAFEAFMIALVGNEAAKQNKVIELNYKWEEEFK; via the coding sequence ATGAGCAAGACGTATGGTGTGGTTTTAATTGGCTGTGGTCATATCGGAGAAGCACACATTGAAGATATTTACTATCGTGATGAAATCCGGATTGTCGGCGTAGTGGATCTGTATGAGGAAAATGCCAAGCTGTTTGCCCGCAAATATGGGGCGGAGCACTATGCAACCGATTATCATGAAATGATTCAGCGCGATGATGTGGACATTGTGATCATTGCGACCTATGCGCGTACTCATCTGGAGATTTTAAAGGAGTGCGTGGCTGCCGGCAAGCATGTGCTGTGCGAAAAGCCAATGACACAGGCAGACATGGCCGCGGCAAAAGAATTTTATCATGTGGTAAAAGCGGCTAAAACCAAAGTGCTGATCGCTCATGTATTGCGTCACAACGACACATATACGAAGGTAAAGAATATGATCCGTGACGGAGCCATCGGCGAGGTGCGCTTTATCCGCATGGTGCAGAACCATCATATTATGAACCCCAAGCGCTACGGAGCGCTGCTGGAGGATTGTCCGCCGATTGTAGACTGCGGCGTGCATTATATTGATGTGATTCGTTGGTTTACCGGGCTGGAGATTACTTCTGTGGGCGGACTGGGAACTACAATTGATCATCATGAGAACGAGACCGGAGAATTTGATCACGGCATCCTGACGATGAAGCTGTCGAACGGCGGCAGTGCCTATTACGAGGCTGGCTGGGCCAATAATCTGGCGGCGCAGAATCTCAAGGAGTTTATTGGCGATCAGGGGCGCATCCGCATTACGCTGCAGGAAAACAGGGCGCAGGATGCAGAGGAAGGCGATCTGATTGAGTATTATACGCATGGAAACGCGACCTACACGACAATCAACAATAAGAGCAAATATAAAAATATGTGGGGACAGCTGCAGACGCTAATCGAAATGATCGAGACGGGAGAAGAAGGCAATCCTTCCTTTGACGAAGCGTTTGAAGCCTTTATGATCGCGCTTGTCGGCAATGAAGCGGCAAAGCAAAATAAGGTGATCGAGCTGAATTATAAATGGGAAGAAGAGTTTAAATAA
- a CDS encoding helix-turn-helix transcriptional regulator, whose protein sequence is MIINELLERRGMTKYRLAVDSGVPHATLNDICSGKTRLEKCSAETVYKLAKTLGVSVELLVESGLRTAQRERSYEYGLPEYLQHDLDAYKDALKHGSNLMDCLWGELYGSINIAEISDGVITSEHADYLRQKYLWRTQR, encoded by the coding sequence ATGATTATAAACGAATTGCTTGAGCGCAGAGGAATGACTAAATATAGACTAGCGGTGGACTCCGGTGTGCCTCATGCTACGCTTAACGATATTTGTAGCGGCAAAACGAGGCTGGAAAAGTGCAGCGCAGAAACCGTGTATAAGCTGGCAAAGACGCTGGGCGTTTCTGTGGAGCTGCTGGTGGAAAGTGGACTGCGCACTGCACAGCGGGAGCGCTCGTATGAGTATGGTCTGCCAGAGTATCTGCAACATGATCTGGACGCTTACAAGGATGCGCTCAAACACGGTTCGAATTTGATGGATTGTCTGTGGGGGGAACTCTACGGCAGCATCAATATAGCAGAGATCAGCGACGGCGTTATCACGTCGGAGCATGCGGATTATCTGAGGCAGAAATATCTGTGGAGGACACAGCGATGA